One window of the Eucalyptus grandis isolate ANBG69807.140 chromosome 6, ASM1654582v1, whole genome shotgun sequence genome contains the following:
- the LOC104450226 gene encoding uncharacterized protein LOC104450226, which yields MLSAEGLWLVLVGCRCAGSCSVVAELFCRKNYLGLSIGLFRNMAQTLEGIKGGGGSIRIGTTGTISSLMMRELESIKSAPKTPISPRNRPRPHVVSISCKATTPKRSQQRKSMDGASSSNCADERNLEVPRKTKGHARTDTQLPMLAGNDVALDGTPVKRKTDKKVTNIVEVVDIRCGNADRAWTGPIANRLKKLSFSKLSESIV from the exons ATGCTGAGTGCTGAAGGACTTTGGTTGGTTCTTGTGGGCTGTCGGTGTGCCGGGAGTTGCTCGGTTGTTGCT GAACTATTCTGCCGGAAGAATTACCTTGGACTGTCGATTGGACTGTTCAGAAACATGGCTCAGACACTTGAAGGAATCAAAGGTGGTGGAGGATCCATCAGGATTGGAACTACTGGTACAATCAGTTCGCTGATGATGAGAGAATTAGAATCCATCAAGTCTGCTCCTAAGACGCCAATCTCTCCTAGAAATCGACCTCGGCCGCATGTGGTTTCCATTTCCTGCAAGGCCACTACTCCTAAAAGATCACAACAGAGGAAGTCAATGGATGGAGCAAGCAGTAGCAATTGTGCTGATGAAAGAAACCTGGAGGTTCCTCGGAAAACAAAAGGTCATGCCAGAACTGACACTCAACTCCCAATGCTTGCAGGCAATGATGTTGCTCTTGATGGAACTCCAGTGAAGAGGAAAACTGACAAAAAGGTAACTAACATTGTTGAGGTTGTGGATATAAGATGTGGCAATGCTGATAGAGCTTGGACTGGCCCTATAGCTAACCGGCTTAAGAAGCTCAGCTTCTCAAAGCTCTCCGAGAGCATTGTCTAG
- the LOC104452111 gene encoding uncharacterized protein LOC104452111 gives MESRRWELLLSLSLLLSFLFVSGARGWTGEIRGRVVCDVCGDSSIGPEDHVLQGAEVAVLCITKSGEVVNYQAFTNSKGVYKVAETMPESDRWDACLARPISSFHEHCTQLGGGTAGVKFSYNHPSGYFHTVRPFVYRTVNVPTYC, from the exons ATGGAATCGCGGCGATGGGAGCTgttgctctctctttctctcctgcTGTCGTTCCTCTTCGTCTCCGGAGCCAGAGGCTGGACCGGCGAAATCCGCGGCCGGGTCGTCTGTGACGTCTGCGGCGATTCTTCCATCGGACCCGAAGATCACGTCCTCCaag GCGCTGAAGTCGCTGTTCTTTGCATCACAAAATCTGGTGAAGTTGTCAACTATCAAGCATTTACAAACTCCAAGGGGGTATACAAAGTTGCAGAGACGATGCCCGAGAGTGATCGCTGGGACGCTTGTCTTGCACGTCCCATCAGCAGTTTCCATGAGCATTGCACTCAACTTGGGGGTGGCACTGCTGGCGTCAAATTTAGCTACAACCATCCATCAGGCTACTTCCATACCGTTAGGCCGTTCGTGTATCGCACTGTCAATGTTCCAACATACTGTTGA
- the LOC104450227 gene encoding probable serine/threonine-protein kinase PBL23 encodes MSCFQCCLSERRLARKSLKKSIQEYHDTKTLASFANISFKSDSSRRRYITEEIKKIGKGNIAAQIFTFRELCVATNNFNPDSLIGEGGFGRVYKGHIESKNQVVAVKQLDRNGFQGNREFLVEVLMLSLLHHPNLVNLVGYCADGDQRVLVYEYMSNGSLEDHLLELPPGKAPLDWNTRMKIASGAAKGLEYLHEQANPPVIYRDFKASNILLDGEFNPKLSDFGLAKLGPTGDKSHVSTRVMGTYGYCAPEYALTGQLTTKSDVYSFGVVFLEIITGRRVIDNSRPTEEQNLVAWAQPLFKDRRKFTLMADPLLEGTYPIKGLYQALAVAAMCLQEEASTRPLISDVVTALEYLANRNKQDGNVAEENGADGDFPGAGTDGAEIETNS; translated from the exons ATGAGCTGTTTCCAATGTTGCCTGTCCGAAAGAAGACTCGCCCGAAAATCATTGAAGAAGAGCATTCAAGAGTACCATGACACAAAGACTTTAGCCTCATTCGCCAACATCTCCTTCAAATCAG ATAGCAGCAGGCGCAGATACATCACCGAGGAAATCAAAAAAAtcggtaaagggaatatcgcAGCTCAGATATTTACATTCAGGGAGCTGTGCGTTGCAACGAACAATTTCAACCCGGACTCCTTAATTGGCGAAGGCGGTTTCGGGAGAGTGTACAAAGGACATATAGAGAGCAAAAATCAA GTGGTTGCCGTTAAGCAACTTGACCGGAATGGGTTTCAAGGGAATAGGGAGTTCCTCGTGGAGGTCTTGATGTTGAGTCTGCTACACCATCCTAACCTTGTCAATTTGGTTGGATATTGTGCTGACGGAGATCAGAGGGTTCTTGTATATGAGTACATGTCTAACGGTTCTCTAGAGGACCACCTTCTTG AACTGCCTCCGGGGAAGGCGCCCTTGGATTGGAACACCAGGATGAAAATCGCTTCAGGAGCCGCAAAAGGGCTCGAGTACTTGCATGAGCAGGCCAATCCCCCTGTGATATACCGTGATTTCAAGGCGTCCAACATACTCCTGGACGGGGAATTCAACCCGAAGCTCTCCGATTTCGGGCTAGCGAAGCTAGGTCCCACAGGGGACAAGAGCCATGTGTCAACGCGGGTCATGGGCACTTATGGCTACTGCGCACCAGAATATGCGTTGACAGGCCAATTGACAACGAAGTCCGACGTGTACAGCTTTGGGGTTGTTTTCCTGGAGATTATCACAGGAAGGAGAGTAATTGACAATTCAAGGCCAACTGAAGAGCAGAACTTAGTTGCTTGG GCACAACCTCTATTCAAGGACAGAAGGAAGTTCACCTTAATGGCTGACCCATTGCTCGAAGGGACCTACCCAATAAAGGGTCTTTACCAGGCTCTCGCGGTTGCAGCTATGTGCCTTCAGGAGGAGGCGAGCACTCGGCCTCTGATCAGCGACGTTGTTACGGCTCTCGAGTATCTGGCAAACAGGAACAAGCAAGATGGAAATGTAGCCGAAGAGAATGGTGCCGATGGTGATTTTCCTGGTGCAGGAACAGATGGAGCAGAAATTGAGACAAATAGCTAG
- the LOC104450229 gene encoding probable folate-biopterin transporter 4 — MTKGLKQLRAAFGASFLWLVCLIYFTQGFRSFAWTAVSYQLKDILKLSPSASQFVFSVAFFPWSIKPLYGIVSDCIPIGGRKRVPYLILSTILSLVPWLILGLSAYFRNSRWYLTIFLTVQNLGSAMADVVIDAMIAEAVRFEKASFAGDLQSLSWFAMAFGGICGSVLGGYALTNVEIATIFLLFTVLPAVQLLSCGLVKENPLRKNDEKDHLEGNHLMNGNSSLIDEDSFTVKKESKRTSRRKKSHKSRKKTDVASDRSRPFREGDRLVLKWFRSLKNAIYGLYQAFQQPVIWRPMAWFFLAHVTVPNLSTVLFYYQTEFLKLEASFLGTSRVVGWVGLMIGTFIYNRFFKTMKLRKILLFAHVGLALLTTLDMILVSRINVSFGISDKVMVLSGSALADAINQLKFMPFLILSGQLCPPGIEGTLFALFMSINNFGSTLGSFVGAGLASFLNINSGSFDNLLLGIAIQVVCIFIPVALLFLIPKDATGISA, encoded by the exons ATGACTAAAGGATTGAAGCAGCTGAGAGCGGCATTCGGAGCGTCGTTCCTGTGGCTCGTTTGCTTGATCTACTTCACTCAG GGTTTCAGGTCGTTTGCGTGGACTGCGGTTTCTTACCAGCTCAAAGACATACTCAAATTGTCGCCCTCGGCCTCTCAATTCGTGTTTTCAGTTGCATTTTTCCCATGGAGCATAAAGCCTTTATATGG CATTGTGTCAGATTGCATTCCAATTGGAGGAAGAAAACGGGTTCCATACCTTATTCTTTCGACAATACTCTCTCTCGTGCCATGGCTTATTTTGGGCCTCAGTGCTTATTTTAGGAATTCTAGATGGTACCTCACGATCTTCTTAACTGTCCAAAATCTGGGCTCGGCGATGGCTGATGTTGTCATTGATGCAATGATCGCTGAAGCTGTGAGATTCGAGAA GGCTTCGTTTGCTGGAGATCTTCAGTCACTGTCTTGGTTTGCAATGGCTTTTGGTGGTATTTGTGGGAGTGTATTAGGCGGATATGCATTAACCAATGTGGAGATAGCAACTATTTTTCTTCTATTCACCGTGCTGCCAGCTGTACAATTACTTTCATGTGGTTTAGTAAAGGAGAATCCCTTACgcaaaaatgatgaaaaagatcATCTTGAAGGCAACCATCTGATGAATGGCAACAGTAGTTTAATAGATGAGGATAGCTTTACAGTTAAGAAAGAAAGTAAGAGGACTtcgagaagaaagaagagccACAAGAGTAGAAAAAAGACAGATGTTGCCTCTGATAGGTCCAGACCTTTCCGGGAAGGTGATCGACTAGTCTTGAAATGGTTTCGCTCTCTGAAAAATGCTATTTACGGTCTATACCAAGCTTTTCAACAGCCAGTCATATGGAG ACCTATGGCTTGGTTTTTTCTAGCTCACGTAACCGTTCCAAACCTCTCAACGGTCTTGTTCTACTACCAGACGGAGTTTTTAAAACTGGAAGCATCGTTTTTGGGGACTTCGCGTGTTGTTGGATGGGTAGGCCTCATGATTGGGACCTTTATATACAATCGTTTCTTCAAGACCATGAAGTTACGAAAAATCCTCTT GTTTGCTCATGTTGGTTTAGCCTTGCTGACCACACTGGATATGATTCTAGTATCTCGAATAAATGTGTCGTTTGGAATATCAGATAAAGTTATGGTGTTGAGTGGATCTGCTCTTGCTGATGCAATCAATCAACTCAA GTTCATGCCATTCTTGATTCTATCTGGACAGTTGTGTCCGCCCGGAATTGAAGGGACTCTATTTGCACTCTTCATGTCAATCAACAATTTTGGATCCACGCTGGGTTCATTTGTAGGTGCCGGCTTGGCTTCATTCTTGAATATCAACTCCGGTTCTTTTGACAATCTCCTTCTAGGAATTGCTATACAAGTCGTCTGCATATTCATTCCAGTTGCCTTGCTATTCTTGATACCGAAAGACGCCACTGGGATTTCTGCTTAG
- the LOC104450233 gene encoding protein FATTY ACID EXPORT 6, which translates to MHDFCFTIPYGLLLVIGGVIGYLRKKSVNSLAGGAGTGFLLLVAGYLSLKAFEKRKNSYVALVLETVCAAVLTFVMGQRYLETSKIMPAGFLAGLSALMTGFYIYKIATGGNHFAAKAE; encoded by the exons atgcaCGATTTCTGCTTCACGATCCCGTACGGCCTCCTCCTGGTGATCGGAGGAGTCATCGGGTACCTGAGGAAGAAGAGCGTCAACTCCCTCGCCGGCGGCGCCGGCACCggcttcctcctcctcgtcgccgGCTACCTGAGCCTCAAGGCCTTCGAGAAGCGGAAGAACTCCTACGTCGCTCTCGTTCTCGAGACCG TTTGTGCCGCCGTGCTTACCTTCGTCATGGGACAGCGCTACCTCGAGACATCTAAAATCATGCCAGCGGGTTTTCTTGCGGGATTAAG TGCTCTGATGACCGGGTTTTATATCTACAAAATTGCGACCGGAGGCAACCATTTCGCAGCCAAGGCTGAGTGA
- the LOC104452110 gene encoding uncharacterized protein LOC104452110 — protein sequence MENKPIFIVKERKELMLSPNRDARPALRTGHFLQPSATEPDPPPLPSTLSPPPEKLPINVKFNNWRCPTKNWTTWVDRMESMHGVTWKRAGIYDAIKCSTFLIRKHTCLVLALAQNWCPDTNTFVFPWGEATVTLEDVTVLGGYSVWGSSPVLSHLRSLSRKVEMKLKRARSEISKTPAKKADACKWMEKFRDAGSDIEHEAFLTFWLSRFVFPCPGNVISKGVLPMAINLARGVRIALAPAVLARIYRDLRKLKNVLDGLFPSLKDGNESDAIDLKLWAQFALVQVWAWERFVAPIRPREVQPGEPTLGRWHKSTKMIIQNVDFMMGEAEVLFKWRPYSSAVASYAFYGEKGKWVSLEEDADGELRSFARCLMARELPGLDFVEKYSPHRVAMQFGMDQDMPGRVAPCNQDPEIAWDNYSILLQDVHLYIPARLYEPCITARYAEWASRSSNTSMQGLKGRPGVNDDLVPPGFRPKSISVDTGDSSENDDSLTLGELLRSKRRRSAAENCSVGDCNNCSGIDQMRSSSLQNAEKTDIEMRGLPMEPEETNRLHLSAAGGAQRDHEKGTNGMQQRFPEGGLADENVGESSECLTCEMLAADLEARISKLERAVAEQNAWITK from the coding sequence ATGGAGAACAAGCCCATCTTCATAgtcaaagagaggaaagagcTCATGCTCTCCCCGAACAGAGACGCCCGCCCGGCTCTAAGAACGGGTCACTTTCTCCAGCCCTCCGCGACGGAGCCCGACCCGCCTCCGCTTCCTTCGACCTTATCGCCGCCGCCGGAGAAGTTGCCGATCAACGTCAAGTTCAACAACTGGCGTTGCCCAACCAAGAACTGGACCACGTGGGTGGATCGCATGGAGTCCATGCACGGGGTCACCTGGAAAAGAGCTGGCATTTACGATGCCATCAAGTGTTCGACGTTCTTGATCCGAAAACACACTTGTTTAGTCCTCGCGCTCGCTCAGAATTGGTGTCCCGACACGAACACCTTCGTTTTTCCGTGGGGCGAGGCCACCGTCACGCTCGAGGACGTGACGGTCTTAGGGGGTTACTCCGTTTGGGGATCGTCCCCTGTTTTGAGCCATCTCCGAAGCCTGTCACGGAAGGTTGAGATGAAGCTGAAGCGAGCGAGGTCGGAGATATCAAAGACCCCAGCAAAGAAGGCCGACGCCTGCAAGTGGATGGAGAAGTTTAGGGACGCTGGGAGCGACATTGAACATGAGGCCTTCCTCACGTTTTGGCTGTCGAGGTTTGTGTTCCCGTGCCCTGGCAATGTGATCTCTAAGGGGGTACTGCCGATGGCGATAAATCTGGCTAGAGGTGTGAGGATCGCGCTTGCACCGGCTGTTTTAGCTCGTATTTATAGAGACTTAAGGAAGCTGAAGAATGTTTTGGATGGACTATTTCCCAGCTTGAAGGATGGAAATGAATCGGATGCAATTGATCTAAAATTGTGGGCGCAGTTTGCTTTGGTTcaagtatgggcttgggagagatTTGTGGCCCCCATCAGACCAAGAGAGGTTCAGCCAGGGGAGCCTACGTTGGGTCGATGgcacaaatcaacaaaaatgatCATTCAAAATGTGGATTTCATGATGGGCGAAGCCGAAGTTCTGTTTAAATGGCGTCCCTACAGCTCGGCCGTGGCGTCCTATGCATTTTATGGTGAGAAAGGGAAGTGGGTGTCGCTGGAGGAGGACGCTGATGGGGAACTGAGGTCATTCGCTCGCTGCTTGATGGCTCGTGAGTTGCCTGGGCTGGATTTTGTTGAGAAGTACTCGCCTCATCGAGTGGCCATGCAATTCGGGATGGATCAAGATATGCCTGGTCGTGTTGCTCCCTGCAACCAGGACCCCGAGATTGCTTGGGACAACTACAGTATATTACTCCAAGATGTGCACTTGTACATTCCAGCCAGGCTCTACGAACCGTGCATAACAGCTCGCTATGCTGAGTGGGCTTCAAGGAGTTCAAATACATCGATGCAGGGTTTAAAAGGAAGACCGGGAGTTAATGATGACCTGGTTCCTCCCGGTTTTCGGCCGAAAAGTATAAGCGTGGACACAGGCGACTCCAGTGAAAATGATGATAGCCTAACTCTGGGGGAACTTTTGCGATCCAAAAGGCGAAGAAGTGCTGCCGAGAACTGCTCGGTTGGTGACTGCAACAATTGCTCAGGGATTGATCAAATGCGAAGTTCTTCCTTACAGAATGCGGAGAAAACTGACATTGAAATGAGAGGGTTACCAATGGAACCTGAGGAGACGAACAGGCTCCACCTTAGTGCCGCTGGAGGAGCTCAAAGAGACCATGAGAAAGGCACAAATGGAATGCAGCAGAGATTTCCTGAAGGAGGTTTAGCTGACGAAAATGTGGGAGAAAGCAGTGAGTGTTTAACATGTGAGATGCTAGCGGCGGATCTTGAAGCTCGGATTAGCAAGCTGGAGAGAGCAGTTGCTGAGCAAAATGCTTGGATTACTAAATGA
- the LOC104452109 gene encoding uncharacterized protein LOC104452109 → MEPAHGVAWKRAGIYDAIKSSTFLIGRHPGLVLGLAQNWCPDTNTFVFPWGEATVTLEDVMVLGGYSVWGSSPVLSTHLGSHSGEVEMKLKRKMSEMSKASASKVGCREWMKKFRGAESDMEHEAFLAFWLSRFVFASSCDVIPARVLPMAIGLARGTRIALAPAVLARIYRDLSWLKNVLDGLVPRTKDGNEAGGIYVTLSAAFALVQIWAWERFVITIRPKPREVQPGEPWLGRWHRSTKLILQNVHSMMGEAGAHFKWRPYSLAVNNLASYAFYGEKENWVSLEEDADGELRSFAHCLMAWELPGLDFVEKYSPHRVAMQFGMDQDMPGRVAPCNQDPEIAWNNYSKSLQGVQLYIPARLYKPCITARYAEWWASRSSNRSMQGLKGKLEVNDDSVPPGFWRKNITVDTADSGESDDGLTLAEFLRSNRRTSATGSCLVSVCNNCSQNDQTQSSFLQNADKEDTDIEMRESQLEPVERNRPHDTAPGGAQRENGEGTNGIDHSFTEGGLASGNVGGSSEGSMIGILALDLEARISKLERAVAAQKARITK, encoded by the coding sequence ATGGAGCCCGCGCACGGGGTCGCGTGGAAAAGGGCCGGCATTTACGACGCCATCAAGAGCTCGACGTTCTTGATCGGGAGACACCCCGGTTTAGTCCTCGGGCTCGCTCAGAACTGGTGCCCCGACACGAACACCTTCGTTTTTCCCTGGGGCGAGGCCACCGTCACGCTCGAGGACGTGATGGTCCTAGGGGGTTACTCGGTTTGGGGGTCCTCCCCTGTTTTGAGCACCCATCTCGGGAGCCACTCCGGGGAGGTTGAGATGAAGCTGAAGCGAAAGATGTCCGAGATGTCAAAGGCCTCCGCGAGCAAGGTGGGCTGCCGCGagtggatgaagaagtttaggGGCGCCGAGAGCGACATGGAGCACGAGGCCTTCCTCGCGTTTTGGCTGTCGAGGTTTGTGTTCGCGAGCTCTTGCGATGTGATCCCTGCGAGGGTGCTCCCGATGGCGATAGGTCTGGCTAGAGGCACGAGGATTGCACTTGCGCCCGCTGTTTTGGCTCGCATTTATAGAGATTTGAGTTGGCTGAAGAATGTTTTAGATGGACTAGTGCCCAGGACGAAGGATGGAAATGAAGCGGGAGGGATTTATGTAACGTTGTCGGCCGCGTTTGCTTTGGTTcagatatgggcttgggagagatTTGTGATCACCATCAGGCCAAAACCTAGAGAGGTTCAGCCAGGGGAGCCTTGGTTGGGTCGATGGCACAGATCAACAAAATTGATCCTTCAAAATGTGCATTCCATGATGGGCGAAGCCGGAGCGCATTTTAAATGGCGTCCCTACAGCTTGGCCGTGAATAACCTGGCGTCCTATGCATTTTATGGCGAGAAAGAGAACTGGGTGTCGCTGGAGGAGGACGCCGATGGGGAACTGAGGTCATTCGCTCACTGCTTGATGGCTTGGGAATTGCCCGGGTTGGATTTCGTTGAGAAGTATTCGCCTCATCGAGTGGCCATGCAATTCGGGATGGATCAAGATATGCCAGGTCGAGTTGCCCCCTGCAACCAGGACCCTGAGATTGCTTGGAACAACTACAGTAAGTCACTCCAAGGTGTGCAATTGTACATTCCAGCAAGGCTTTACAAACCGTGCATAACAGCTCGCTATGCTGAGTGGTGGGCTTCAAGGAGTTCAAATAGATCAATGCAGGGATTAAAAGGAAAGTTGGAAGTTAATGATGACTCGGTTCCTCCTGGTTTTTGGCGGAAAAACATTACTGTGGACACAGCTGACTCCGGCGAAAGTGATGATGGGCTAACTTTGGCAGAATTTCTAAGGTCCAATAGGCGAACAAGTGCTACCGGGAGCTGCTTGGTTAGTGTCTGCAACAATTGCTCGCAGAATGATCAAACGCAAAGTTCCTTCTTACAGAATGCGGATAAAGAAGACACGGACATCGAAATGAGAGAGTCACAATTGGAACCTGTCGAGAGGAATAGGCCCCACGATACTGCTCCTGGAGGAGCTCAAAGAGAAAATGGGGAAGGCACAAATGGAATAGACCATAGCTTTACCGAAGGAGGTTTAGCCAGCGGAAATGTGGGAGGAAGCAGTGAGGGTTCAATGATTGGAATCCTAGCACTGGATCTCGAAGCTCGGATTAGCAAGCTGGAGAGAGCAGTTGCTGCGCAAAAAGCTCGGATTACCAAATGA
- the LOC104450231 gene encoding vacuolar protein sorting-associated protein 22 homolog 1, with protein MRRRPGIGGLQTAANARDQYRLLGENVAKIRTDLMKEQLATFRSQLEDFARKHKNDIRKNPAFRSQFHEMCAKVGVDPLASNKGFWAELLGIGDFYYEIGVQIVEICLATRAQNGGLINLQELCSLLREKRKGSREAVSEDDCLRAISKLKVLGSGFEVISVGKKKLVRSVPTELNKDHNEIIELAQGQGFVTVDELERRLSWTSGRAIDALETLLKEGFAMIDDGHSDGRRRYWFPCVSSISSLGGNDT; from the exons aTGAGAAGACGACCTGGAATCGGAGGCCTGCAAACGGCGGCAAATGCTAGG GATCAATACCGATTGCTCGGAGAGAATGTAGCGAAGATCCGGACCGATCTCATGAAGGAGCAGCTCGCTACCTTCCGCTCCCAGCTCGAGGACTTCGCTCGCAAGCACAAG AATGACATTCGCAAGAATCCCGCATTCAGGTCGCAGTTCCACGAGATGTGCGCAAAAGTCGGAGTAGATCCTTTAGCATCAAATAAAGGTTTTTGGGCTGAGCTATTGGGGATCGGTGACTTCTATTATGAAATTG GGGTGCAAATTGTTGAGATTTGCTTGGCAACGAGAGCCCAAAATGGAGGTTTAATCAACCTGCAGGAGCTCTGCAGTCTTCTTCGTGAGAAGAGAAAAGGCTCAAGGGAAGCTGTTTCTGAGGATGATTGCTTGCGAGCCATAAGTAAGCTGAAG GTGTTGGGTAGTGGTTTTGAGGTCATATCTGTTGGGAAGAAAAAGCTTGTTCGATCAGTCCCAACTGAGTTGAACAAAGATCATAATGAAATCATTGAGCTCGCCCAG GGTCAAGGTTTCGTGACCGTTGATGAGCTAGAGAGACGGCTGTCCTGGACCTCTGGCCGTGCCATTGATGCACTCGAAACTTTGTTGAAA GAAGGTTTTGCTATGATTGATGACGGACACAGCGATGGCAGACGTAGGTACTGGTTCCCTTGTGTATCATCCATATCTTCGTTGGGAGGAAATGACACCTAA